A stretch of Dromaius novaehollandiae isolate bDroNov1 chromosome 8, bDroNov1.hap1, whole genome shotgun sequence DNA encodes these proteins:
- the SAMD13 gene encoding sterile alpha motif domain-containing protein 13 isoform X3: MLTVDMENKENGSLDVKNSVENGRPPDPADWAVVDVVNYFRTAGFEEQANAFQEQEIDGKSLLLMTRNDVLTGLSLKLGPALKIYEYHVKPLQTQHLKNNSL; encoded by the exons ATGCTAACTGTTGACatggaaaacaaggaaaatggCTCTCTGGATGTCAAAAA TTCAGTAGAGAATGGGAGACCTCCAGACCCTGCTGACTGGGCTGTTGTTGATGTTGTGAATTACTTCAGAACAGCAGGATTTGAAGAACAAGCCAACGCTTTTCAAGAACAG GAAATTGATGGCAAATCATTACTGTTGATGACAAGAAATGATGTACTGACTGGACTTTCATTAAAACTGGGGCCTGCGCTGAAAATCTATGAATATCACGTAAAACCTCTACAGACACAACATCTAAAGAACAACTCTTTATAG
- the SAMD13 gene encoding sterile alpha motif domain-containing protein 13 isoform X2, which produces MVAEIKETSVLPMLTVDMENKENGSLDVKNSVENGRPPDPADWAVVDVVNYFRTAGFEEQANAFQEQEIDGKSLLLMTRNDVLTGLSLKLGPALKIYEYHVKPLQTQHLKNNSL; this is translated from the exons ATGG TTGCTGAAATAAAAGAAACCTCTGTCCTCCCCATGCTAACTGTTGACatggaaaacaaggaaaatggCTCTCTGGATGTCAAAAA TTCAGTAGAGAATGGGAGACCTCCAGACCCTGCTGACTGGGCTGTTGTTGATGTTGTGAATTACTTCAGAACAGCAGGATTTGAAGAACAAGCCAACGCTTTTCAAGAACAG GAAATTGATGGCAAATCATTACTGTTGATGACAAGAAATGATGTACTGACTGGACTTTCATTAAAACTGGGGCCTGCGCTGAAAATCTATGAATATCACGTAAAACCTCTACAGACACAACATCTAAAGAACAACTCTTTATAG
- the LOC112993126 gene encoding uricase-like: MEIFPLSQFIHHHHVLSLQIKDVEVLNCEYGKNTIKFLRVKREGKKHFIKEVEVCTHLRLTSAREYLEADNSAVIPTDTIKNIVFVLAKKNGIQTIEQFAVDICKHFMTTFSQVAYVKTYVQEVPWQRLHENGVPHIHSFICVPDGIRFCEAEQCRNGPLVVFAGIKDLKLLKTTQSGFEGFYKNEHTTLPERNDRILCAELFCKWSYGECRDFDFDCIWNKVRECVLEAFAGPPDCGEYSASYQRTVNCIQMLILSKVSQVQVIEVILNNVFYNVQDMKNLGLTNDKEVLVPVETPYGSCTCTLGRKKFLEAQG, translated from the exons atggaaatatttCCATTATCACAG TTCATCCATCACCATCATGTGCTTTCATTGCAGATTAAGGATGTAGAAGTCCTCAACTGTGAGTATGGCAAGAACACCATTAAGTTCCTTCGTGttaaaagagaagggaagaagcacTTCATTAAAGAAGTAGAAGTGTGCACACATCTCCGGCTGACCTCTGCCCGGGAGTACCTGGAGGCAGACAACTCTGCTGTGATACCCACAGACACCATAAAGAATATTGTCTTTGTGTTGGCCAAAAAAAATGgg ATCCAAACTATAGAACAATTTGCTGTTGATATCTGCAAACACTTCATGACAACATTTTCCCAAGTGGCATATGTCAAAACCTATGTTCAAGAAGTACCATGGCAACGTCTACACGAG AATGGCGTTCCTCATATCCATTCATTTATATGTGTTCCTGATGGGATTCGCTTTTGTGAAGCTGAGCAGTGTCGAAATG GTCCTCTGGTTGTTTTTGCTGGAATTAAAGATCTGAAACTTTTGAAGACAACACAGTCCGGATTCGAAGGCTTCTATAAGAATGAACACACCACACTTCCTGAAAGGAACGACAGGATTTTATGTGCAGAGCTCTTCTGCAAATGGTCATATGGCGAATGCAGAGATTTTGACTTTGATTGCATATG GAACAAAGTCCGGGAGTGTGTCCTTGAGGCGTTCGCTGGCCCACCTGACTGTGGGGAGTATTCGGCCTCTTACCAGAGGACTGTCAACTGTATCCAGATGCTCATCCTTTCTAAAGTGTCACAG GTACAAGTCATTGAAGTCATCTTGAACAACGTCTTTTACAATGTTCAAGACATGAAGAATCTAGGCTTGACCAATGACAAAGAA GTTCTGGTTCCAGTGGAAACTCCCTATGGCTCCTGCACTTGCACACTTGGCAGAAAGAAGTTCTTGGAAGCACAAGGCTAA
- the DNASE2B gene encoding deoxyribonuclease-2-beta isoform X1 → MTAGAVWCHFVLLLLLCTTALWTAEISCRNEGGETVDWFLLYKLPKHTESENAGLGLEYMYMDSLTHAWQLSKYLVNMTQSALGQTLKQLYETYESKNNSIAYAIYNDEIPHSKSYNWKKGHTKGFLLLDKSQGFWGIHSVPLFPPFLEDGYAYPPTGKPYGQVAICITFKYDQFTEIDQQLLSYNPSIYNCSIPNIFQADLPNLQKLCAGSKLPSAPQRHLSKLQSARGETFLHFAKSHLFVDDIYVAWVAQELKTDLLAESWQHSGHRLPSNCSLQYHVYNIHLIGTPLNLTFYSSNDHSKWCVSRIYEDQWTCIGDLNRAAEQAWRSGGFICTQNQYIYKAFRHLVIHYESCNDSPTWI, encoded by the exons ATGACTGCAGGAGCTGTATGGTGTCACTTTGTTTTGCTATTACTTCTTTGCACCACAGCCCTGTGGACAGCTGAAATTTCCTGCAGAAATGAAGGTGGAGAGACAGTTGACTG GTTTCTTCTTTACAAATTACCAAAACATACAGAAAGCGAGAATGCTGGGTTGGGACTGGAATACATGTACATGGACTCCCTGACTCATGCGTGGCAACTCAGTAAATATCTAGTCAATATGACACAGAGTGCTCTGGGGCAAACACTGAAACAACTTTATGAAACTTATGAATCCAAG AACAACAGCATTGCCTATGCAATATATAATGATGAGATCCCTCATTCAAAGTCCTACAACTGGAAAAAAGGACATACCAAAG GATTTCTGCTCTTGGACAAATCACAAGGCTTCTGGGGAATTCACAGTGTGCCTCTGTTCCCTCCTTTTCTTGAGGACGGTTATGCGTATCCACCTACTGGGAAGCCATATGGACAGGTAGCCATCTGTATAACCTTCAAGTATGACCAGTTTACAGAAATAG ACCAACAGTTGCTGAGTTATAATCCAAGCATCTACAACTGTTCCATCCCTAACATCTTCCAAGCTGACCTCCCAAATCTGCAAAAGCTCTGTGCAGGGTCTAAgctgccctcagccccacagcGTCACCTCTCCAAACTCCAGTCAGCTCGTGGGGAAACCTTTCTTCACTTTGCTAAGTCACACTTGTTTGTGGATG ATATCTATGTGGCATGGGTAGCTCAAGAATTGAAAACAGATTTGTTGGCTGAATCCTGGCAGCATTCCGGTCACAGACTCCCCTCAAATTGCTCTCTCCAGTACCACGTCTACAACATACACTTAATAGGGACACCACTGAATTTAACTTTTTATTCCAGTAATGATCATTCCAAATGGTGTGTTTCAAGGATCTATGAAGATCAGTGGACCTGCATCGGAGACCTTAACCGCGCTGCTGAGCAAGCTTGGAGAAGTGGTGGGTTCATTTGTACGCAGAACCAATACATTTACAAAGCTTTCAGACACTTGGTAATCCACTATGAAAGTTGTAATGATTCTCCCACATGGATATGA
- the DNASE2B gene encoding deoxyribonuclease-2-beta isoform X2 has translation MTAGAVWCHFVLLLLLCTTALWTAEISCRNEGGETVDWFLLYKLPKHTESENAGLGLEYMYMDSLTHAWQLSKYLVNMTQSALGQTLKQLYETYESKNNSIAYAIYNDEIPHSKSYNWKKGHTKGFLLLDKSQGFWGIHSVPLFPPFLEDGYAYPPTGKPYGQVAICITFKYDQFTEIDIYVAWVAQELKTDLLAESWQHSGHRLPSNCSLQYHVYNIHLIGTPLNLTFYSSNDHSKWCVSRIYEDQWTCIGDLNRAAEQAWRSGGFICTQNQYIYKAFRHLVIHYESCNDSPTWI, from the exons ATGACTGCAGGAGCTGTATGGTGTCACTTTGTTTTGCTATTACTTCTTTGCACCACAGCCCTGTGGACAGCTGAAATTTCCTGCAGAAATGAAGGTGGAGAGACAGTTGACTG GTTTCTTCTTTACAAATTACCAAAACATACAGAAAGCGAGAATGCTGGGTTGGGACTGGAATACATGTACATGGACTCCCTGACTCATGCGTGGCAACTCAGTAAATATCTAGTCAATATGACACAGAGTGCTCTGGGGCAAACACTGAAACAACTTTATGAAACTTATGAATCCAAG AACAACAGCATTGCCTATGCAATATATAATGATGAGATCCCTCATTCAAAGTCCTACAACTGGAAAAAAGGACATACCAAAG GATTTCTGCTCTTGGACAAATCACAAGGCTTCTGGGGAATTCACAGTGTGCCTCTGTTCCCTCCTTTTCTTGAGGACGGTTATGCGTATCCACCTACTGGGAAGCCATATGGACAGGTAGCCATCTGTATAACCTTCAAGTATGACCAGTTTACAGAAATAG ATATCTATGTGGCATGGGTAGCTCAAGAATTGAAAACAGATTTGTTGGCTGAATCCTGGCAGCATTCCGGTCACAGACTCCCCTCAAATTGCTCTCTCCAGTACCACGTCTACAACATACACTTAATAGGGACACCACTGAATTTAACTTTTTATTCCAGTAATGATCATTCCAAATGGTGTGTTTCAAGGATCTATGAAGATCAGTGGACCTGCATCGGAGACCTTAACCGCGCTGCTGAGCAAGCTTGGAGAAGTGGTGGGTTCATTTGTACGCAGAACCAATACATTTACAAAGCTTTCAGACACTTGGTAATCCACTATGAAAGTTGTAATGATTCTCCCACATGGATATGA
- the DNASE2B gene encoding deoxyribonuclease-2-beta isoform X3: MTAGAVWCHFVLLLLLCTTALWTAEISCRNEGGETVDWFLLYKLPKHTESENAGLGLEYMYMDSLTHAWQLSKYLVNMTQSALGQTLKQLYETYESKNNSIAYAIYNDEIPHSKSYNWKKGHTKGFLLLDKSQGFWGIHSVPLFPPFLEDGYAYPPTGKPYGQVAICITFKYDQFTEIDQQLLSYNPSIYNCSIPNIFQADLPNLQKLCAGSKLPSAPQRHLSKLQSARGETFLHFAKSHLFVDVMIIPNGVFQGSMKISGPASETLTALLSKLGEVVGSFVRRTNTFTKLSDTW; encoded by the exons ATGACTGCAGGAGCTGTATGGTGTCACTTTGTTTTGCTATTACTTCTTTGCACCACAGCCCTGTGGACAGCTGAAATTTCCTGCAGAAATGAAGGTGGAGAGACAGTTGACTG GTTTCTTCTTTACAAATTACCAAAACATACAGAAAGCGAGAATGCTGGGTTGGGACTGGAATACATGTACATGGACTCCCTGACTCATGCGTGGCAACTCAGTAAATATCTAGTCAATATGACACAGAGTGCTCTGGGGCAAACACTGAAACAACTTTATGAAACTTATGAATCCAAG AACAACAGCATTGCCTATGCAATATATAATGATGAGATCCCTCATTCAAAGTCCTACAACTGGAAAAAAGGACATACCAAAG GATTTCTGCTCTTGGACAAATCACAAGGCTTCTGGGGAATTCACAGTGTGCCTCTGTTCCCTCCTTTTCTTGAGGACGGTTATGCGTATCCACCTACTGGGAAGCCATATGGACAGGTAGCCATCTGTATAACCTTCAAGTATGACCAGTTTACAGAAATAG ACCAACAGTTGCTGAGTTATAATCCAAGCATCTACAACTGTTCCATCCCTAACATCTTCCAAGCTGACCTCCCAAATCTGCAAAAGCTCTGTGCAGGGTCTAAgctgccctcagccccacagcGTCACCTCTCCAAACTCCAGTCAGCTCGTGGGGAAACCTTTCTTCACTTTGCTAAGTCACACTTGTTTGTGGATG TAATGATCATTCCAAATGGTGTGTTTCAAGGATCTATGAAGATCAGTGGACCTGCATCGGAGACCTTAACCGCGCTGCTGAGCAAGCTTGGAGAAGTGGTGGGTTCATTTGTACGCAGAACCAATACATTTACAAAGCTTTCAGACACTTGGTAA